One region of Candidatus Neomarinimicrobiota bacterium genomic DNA includes:
- a CDS encoding medium chain dehydrogenase/reductase family protein, translating to MRQIWITKAGRPEVLQLKDAPDPSPGENEVVIDVKSAGINFADIMARLGVYQDAPDLPCVVGYEVAGVVESVGSKVTRLKMGDSVCALTRFGGYSTKIVVAESQAYPIPSGWSFEEASAMPVNYLTAYQLLVVMGSIRNGSSVLIHGAGGGVGTAATQIAKLYDATIYGTSSKKKHDYIRSNGVHHAIDYRNEDFVERINELTEDRGVEIVLDAIGGKHFSRSYDALRSTGRLLMYGMSSMAQSKRKSLWNALKAVVKLPLFKFYPVRLINENKGVLGVNIGHLWHERDLVTGWMQELIVWAEEGKIRPVVDTTFSFEEAPKAHHYIQDRKNLGKVCLVPE from the coding sequence ATGCGGCAAATTTGGATAACGAAGGCCGGGAGGCCGGAAGTCTTGCAACTCAAAGACGCGCCGGATCCGAGTCCGGGTGAAAATGAAGTAGTAATAGATGTCAAGTCGGCGGGAATCAATTTTGCCGATATTATGGCGAGGCTTGGCGTCTACCAGGATGCTCCGGATTTGCCATGTGTTGTGGGATATGAGGTTGCCGGCGTGGTGGAGTCTGTTGGATCCAAGGTCACGCGTTTGAAGATGGGCGATTCGGTCTGCGCACTCACCAGATTTGGCGGATATTCTACGAAGATCGTAGTTGCGGAAAGCCAGGCGTATCCGATACCATCCGGATGGAGTTTTGAAGAAGCGTCAGCTATGCCAGTCAATTATCTGACTGCTTATCAATTGTTGGTGGTTATGGGAAGTATTCGCAATGGATCCAGTGTATTGATTCACGGGGCCGGTGGCGGCGTCGGAACAGCGGCAACCCAGATCGCAAAGTTGTACGATGCCACCATCTATGGAACGTCTTCCAAAAAGAAACACGATTATATTCGGAGTAACGGTGTGCATCACGCCATCGACTATCGGAATGAGGATTTTGTTGAGCGCATCAACGAATTAACTGAGGACAGGGGTGTGGAAATTGTACTGGATGCCATAGGAGGAAAGCATTTTAGCCGGAGTTATGACGCATTACGCAGTACCGGCCGGCTGCTCATGTACGGGATGTCCTCCATGGCACAGTCAAAACGGAAATCGCTATGGAATGCGCTGAAGGCTGTTGTGAAATTACCACTGTTCAAGTTTTATCCGGTGCGATTGATTAATGAAAATAAGGGTGTCCTCGGCGTAAACATCGGCCATCTCTGGCATGAACGGGATTTGGTGACCGGTTGGATGCAAGAGCTCATTGTTTGGGCAGAGGAGGGAAAAATCAGGCCGGTGGTAGATACGACATTTTCGTTTGAGGAGGCACCAAAAGCGCATCATTACATTCAGGATCGAAAAAATCTCGGGAAAGTCTGCCTCGTACCGGAGTAA
- a CDS encoding ribonuclease HII translates to MTFEPFEHKLRKQGYSRIAGIDEAGRGPLAGPVVASAVVLNRDIPDGLTDSKKISARKRTQLYDALRESDCDFGIGVVEQSRIDKINILQATTLAMKKAIGALKRPPEYLLVDGSYLPKFIHPAQSITKGDGRCQSIAAASIIAKVTRDTMMENLDAFFPGYGFAKHKGYGTTAHLEAIEKYGPTPIHRLTFGGVREHLPKIRREQKALGKWGEDYACFHLWKKGARIVERNYHAGKDSEVDIVAVMNGTLRFIEVKTAGTSNYGSPEEWVDDNKQNKLYDASEHFLYHRDEYEGMPCQFDVAAIEVRNSATNVQYFENAFEL, encoded by the coding sequence ATGACTTTTGAACCGTTTGAACATAAACTCCGGAAGCAGGGATATTCCCGGATCGCCGGTATTGATGAGGCCGGTCGCGGCCCTTTGGCCGGACCGGTAGTGGCATCGGCCGTGGTCCTGAACCGTGATATTCCGGATGGACTCACCGACAGCAAAAAGATATCTGCCAGGAAGCGGACCCAATTGTATGATGCGCTCCGGGAAAGTGACTGTGATTTTGGTATTGGCGTGGTCGAGCAGTCCAGGATCGACAAAATTAACATCCTGCAAGCGACCACACTGGCAATGAAAAAGGCCATCGGTGCGCTTAAGCGTCCGCCGGAGTATCTGCTGGTTGATGGAAGTTATCTCCCGAAATTTATTCACCCGGCGCAGAGTATAACCAAGGGAGATGGCCGGTGTCAGTCCATTGCGGCAGCATCGATCATAGCAAAGGTTACCCGGGATACGATGATGGAAAACCTGGATGCCTTCTTTCCGGGATACGGGTTCGCCAAGCATAAGGGGTACGGAACGACTGCGCATTTGGAGGCTATCGAAAAGTACGGACCAACGCCGATACACCGGCTGACATTCGGAGGTGTCCGGGAACATTTGCCCAAGATTCGCCGGGAGCAGAAAGCCCTCGGAAAATGGGGAGAGGATTACGCGTGTTTCCATCTCTGGAAAAAGGGGGCCCGGATTGTTGAGCGGAATTACCATGCCGGGAAAGATTCCGAGGTGGATATCGTAGCGGTGATGAACGGGACGCTGCGGTTTATCGAAGTAAAAACGGCAGGCACTTCTAATTATGGAAGTCCGGAAGAGTGGGTGGACGATAACAAACAGAACAAATTGTACGATGCGTCCGAGCATTTTTTGTATCACCGGGATGAATATGAGGGCATGCCGTGTCAGTTTGATGTGGCTGCGATTGAAGTGCGCAATTCGGCAACCAATGTACAGTATTTCGAGAATGCATTTGAACTGTAG
- the ggt gene encoding gamma-glutamyltransferase: MHLNCRTFFFRTLFYFALLSGGFASVTGAMPDSASHGMVTSSSQYASDIGTEVLKSGGNAVDAAVAVSYVLAVTHPAAGNIGGGGFMVIRLADGTVTTIDYREEAPGSATKTMYQDDNGNVITQLSRVGAKASGVPGTVAGMSYVLEKYGTKSLKTLIEPAIYLAREGFAVDEDLANTLNRHRSYLQRDPVAASQYTKREIFSAGDTLKLPQLATTLERIAEKGKHAFYQGVIAEQIVRTMQNLDGLITREDLRSFKVKERQPIHGTYQGYEIYSMPPPSSGGIALAGILGILEPYPLDKWGHNSAKTLHFKTEAERHIYADRNYFLGDPEFVDMPIQTLTSEPYYSYLRQLISHKATPSEQVSHISWDTADSLGYVAEHLETTHFSVIDADGNAVANTTTLNGAFGAGYAVEGAGFMMNNEMDDFSAKPGVPNMYGLIGAEANAIEPRKRMLSSMSPTIVTRDRKPVIITGTPGGSTIITTTAQIIMNVIDHGMSIREAVDAKRVHSQWLPDFIYYEEGALTQIDKLLLMQVGHTLKPRQSIGEANSVGIDPATGTIYSGADTSRGGTAAGY, from the coding sequence ATGCATTTGAACTGTAGAACTTTTTTCTTCCGGACACTCTTCTATTTTGCTCTACTGTCAGGGGGCTTTGCCTCGGTCACCGGGGCCATGCCGGATTCCGCCAGCCATGGAATGGTAACTTCCTCAAGTCAGTATGCCTCTGATATCGGTACGGAGGTGCTGAAGAGCGGGGGGAATGCCGTTGATGCAGCCGTGGCTGTTTCATATGTATTGGCGGTGACGCATCCCGCAGCGGGCAATATTGGTGGCGGCGGATTTATGGTAATACGTCTGGCAGACGGAACTGTGACCACTATCGATTACCGGGAGGAAGCACCGGGTTCGGCAACCAAAACGATGTACCAGGATGACAACGGGAACGTGATCACCCAGCTGAGCCGGGTAGGAGCAAAGGCCTCCGGCGTGCCTGGAACAGTCGCCGGAATGTCATATGTCCTGGAGAAATACGGAACTAAGTCCCTCAAGACGTTAATTGAGCCGGCTATATATCTTGCCAGAGAAGGATTTGCAGTGGACGAAGATCTGGCGAATACCCTGAATCGGCATCGCAGCTACCTGCAGCGTGATCCGGTGGCAGCCAGCCAATACACAAAAAGGGAGATATTCAGTGCAGGCGATACCCTGAAGTTGCCTCAACTCGCTACCACGCTGGAGCGGATTGCAGAGAAGGGAAAGCACGCGTTCTACCAGGGAGTGATTGCGGAGCAAATTGTCCGGACAATGCAAAATCTGGACGGGCTGATTACCAGAGAAGATCTCCGCAGTTTCAAAGTTAAGGAGCGGCAGCCAATTCACGGAACCTATCAGGGATACGAAATCTATTCCATGCCGCCGCCGAGTTCAGGTGGCATTGCCCTGGCCGGTATCCTCGGGATACTGGAGCCGTATCCACTTGACAAATGGGGACACAACTCCGCAAAGACGCTACATTTTAAGACCGAAGCAGAACGACACATCTATGCAGATCGGAACTATTTCCTCGGCGATCCGGAATTTGTGGATATGCCTATCCAAACATTGACTTCCGAACCGTATTACAGCTATTTGCGGCAGCTAATTTCGCATAAGGCCACGCCGAGTGAGCAGGTGTCGCACATCAGCTGGGACACCGCAGATTCTTTGGGATACGTTGCGGAACACCTGGAGACCACTCACTTTTCTGTTATCGATGCTGACGGAAATGCCGTTGCCAATACCACCACACTAAACGGTGCCTTCGGCGCTGGGTATGCCGTAGAAGGAGCCGGATTCATGATGAACAATGAGATGGACGACTTCAGCGCCAAGCCCGGCGTCCCGAATATGTACGGTTTGATTGGCGCGGAAGCCAATGCTATCGAACCTCGCAAGCGGATGCTGAGTTCTATGTCCCCAACAATTGTCACCCGTGATAGAAAACCGGTCATTATCACGGGAACACCTGGCGGGTCGACAATTATCACCACCACCGCGCAGATTATTATGAATGTGATTGATCATGGGATGTCTATTAGAGAGGCAGTAGATGCGAAGAGAGTTCACTCTCAGTGGCTCCCGGATTTTATCTACTACGAGGAAGGCGCATTGACCCAAATTGACAAGCTTTTATTGATGCAGGTCGGCCACACCCTGAAGCCCAGGCAGTCGATTGGAGAAGCAAACTCCGTCGGTATCGATCCGGCAACAGGGACCATATATTCCGGTGCGGATACG
- a CDS encoding DNA internalization-related competence protein ComEC/Rec2 produces MDWYRRRPLLWWGIFIIAGMLGASVLPEWMFFILIVFIVILFIIYRVSARASDTLVFLILILTMISLGAFRHYADNVVPNPILKDLASSDTDVLFTGVVKSIDTTSISTLHGTIEPLSVYDHQITAQPVQIWLPENIPLVTAGDTITGLGNFSRFPRARNPGEFDYRKYQELRHQFYQVEVKHPWEVKIRSGEVPGYQRLVQATQDYITTTLNRMLSSSSANFATALVLGQRDAIDDRIIETFSSLGVIHVMAVSGLHVGFVTLVLMVIGQVFRLPFRYRVAFAIVGLAYYAALVEFRPSVVRASIMAGVLLLAEASEKRYDILNLLGLAAIIILLVNPGELFSLGFQLSFLAVLSIVLLYDRMQNYLENLGFSLSESPYLVRYTGGLILVSTAAFIGTAPLTSYHFGILPLWGILINLIVIPLIGLIVITVFVSLIVSFVWFDIAALYAELPDLIISGLQRLLPMMKQQGFGAIQLANFHWMWVIVFYIGVAIILFWRFEFTKKISLYAALLGVNVWLVFLPQNADKARVTFLDVGQGDAALVELPGDNNILIDAGIRTTHGDRGRDVILPFLQYRGIRDIDIAVLSHPHNDHVGGFPAVLRKYPLGEIWDTRHSYSTQIMDEIAFLADSLGIQVRTISAGFDTIIGQARFETFFPGSVHLNENINDHSIVQRITINNTSVLFTGDIEDDVDEILVQYDTLLRADLLKVPHHGSRTSSTVQLLNVVQPEYAVVSVSENNKFDHPSPEVIQRYRALDIRTALTKDDGAVIFESNGKEWQRIHWR; encoded by the coding sequence ATGGATTGGTATCGCCGTCGCCCGCTTCTTTGGTGGGGGATATTTATCATCGCTGGAATGCTCGGGGCATCTGTCTTACCGGAATGGATGTTTTTCATTCTGATAGTTTTCATAGTAATTCTATTTATTATTTACCGGGTAAGCGCCAGGGCTTCGGATACTTTAGTATTCCTCATTTTAATCCTGACCATGATATCATTAGGCGCTTTTCGACACTATGCGGATAATGTTGTTCCAAATCCAATCCTCAAAGACCTGGCGAGTTCCGATACTGATGTCCTGTTCACCGGCGTGGTGAAAAGCATTGATACCACTTCCATCAGTACATTGCACGGTACAATTGAACCGTTATCTGTTTATGATCATCAGATTACCGCTCAGCCGGTGCAGATTTGGTTGCCGGAGAATATTCCGTTGGTAACCGCTGGTGACACTATTACCGGTTTAGGGAATTTTTCCAGGTTTCCCCGTGCACGGAATCCCGGAGAGTTCGATTACCGCAAATATCAAGAGTTGCGGCATCAGTTTTATCAGGTGGAAGTAAAACATCCGTGGGAGGTAAAAATCCGTTCCGGAGAAGTCCCGGGGTATCAGCGATTAGTTCAAGCGACCCAGGATTATATCACAACAACCCTGAACAGGATGCTCTCATCATCTTCTGCCAATTTCGCCACGGCGCTTGTCCTTGGACAGCGGGATGCCATAGACGATAGGATCATCGAGACCTTCTCATCCCTGGGGGTTATTCACGTGATGGCCGTTAGTGGGCTCCATGTGGGATTCGTAACACTGGTTTTAATGGTTATCGGCCAGGTGTTTCGACTCCCGTTTCGATACCGGGTGGCGTTTGCGATTGTTGGGTTGGCGTATTACGCTGCTTTAGTGGAATTTCGTCCGTCGGTAGTTCGCGCCTCGATTATGGCCGGAGTGCTTCTCCTCGCCGAGGCATCGGAAAAACGTTATGATATTCTGAATCTCCTGGGATTGGCAGCGATTATAATACTTTTGGTTAATCCCGGCGAACTGTTTAGTCTGGGATTCCAACTCTCATTCCTTGCGGTATTGAGTATCGTCTTGCTGTATGATCGGATGCAAAATTATCTTGAGAATTTAGGCTTCTCTTTGTCCGAATCACCCTATCTGGTGCGCTACACAGGTGGGTTGATTTTAGTCTCCACCGCGGCCTTCATTGGTACTGCACCGCTGACTTCCTATCATTTCGGCATTCTACCGTTATGGGGAATCCTGATTAATCTGATAGTAATTCCACTGATTGGCCTGATTGTAATTACTGTTTTTGTCTCACTCATTGTGTCGTTTGTCTGGTTTGATATTGCAGCACTCTATGCTGAATTACCCGACCTGATAATAAGTGGTCTCCAAAGATTGCTCCCCATGATGAAACAACAGGGGTTCGGCGCAATACAGCTAGCCAACTTTCACTGGATGTGGGTAATTGTTTTCTATATTGGAGTTGCCATTATACTTTTCTGGCGATTTGAATTCACCAAAAAAATCTCTCTGTATGCAGCCCTCCTTGGTGTCAATGTTTGGCTGGTTTTCCTTCCGCAGAACGCGGATAAGGCTCGGGTAACCTTTCTGGATGTAGGGCAGGGTGACGCTGCCCTAGTGGAATTGCCGGGGGACAACAATATCCTTATTGACGCCGGTATCCGGACGACGCATGGCGATCGTGGAAGAGATGTCATTTTACCGTTTTTACAATACCGAGGTATCCGGGATATCGATATCGCTGTGCTTTCCCATCCGCATAACGACCATGTGGGCGGGTTTCCCGCAGTACTCCGAAAATATCCGTTAGGGGAGATCTGGGATACGCGACATTCCTATTCTACGCAGATTATGGATGAGATTGCCTTCCTGGCGGATTCACTGGGAATCCAGGTTCGCACAATCTCAGCCGGATTCGACACTATCATTGGCCAAGCCCGATTCGAAACGTTCTTCCCCGGGTCGGTACATCTGAACGAGAATATCAACGATCACTCAATCGTCCAGAGAATTACCATCAATAATACCTCTGTCCTTTTTACCGGTGATATTGAAGATGACGTAGATGAAATACTCGTTCAGTATGATACCCTGCTCCGGGCAGATCTGTTGAAAGTACCGCATCATGGCAGCAGAACATCGTCTACAGTTCAACTCCTCAACGTCGTACAGCCAGAATATGCAGTTGTGTCGGTCAGTGAAAATAATAAGTTTGACCATCCTTCACCGGAAGTAATTCAGCGCTACAGGGCTCTTGATATACGAACGGCACTCACAAAAGATGACGGTGCCGTTATCTTCGAATCCAACGGAAAAGAATGGCAACGAATTCACTGGAGGTGA
- a CDS encoding enoyl-CoA hydratase/isomerase family protein has product MKHLTISEDAKIYTVTLDRPPVNAINTGLVNELYQAANKISSDENARVVLLTGNGKQFCAGADLKERKTMSEDEVREYIKKIRTCFYEWYSIPIPTICAMNGGTYGGGLELALMCDIRYIVHEAKLGLRETRLGIIPGAGGTQRLSRIAGESVALKWVMSGQVFTAQNALNDGVVDKVLPTADLTDEATNLAREFLRAAPIAVRQAKKAIREGLELPFKEALEFETGCYEKTIPTEDRREALRAFAEKRDPNWTGK; this is encoded by the coding sequence ATGAAACATCTCACCATATCAGAAGACGCCAAAATTTATACCGTCACCCTTGATCGCCCTCCGGTGAATGCAATAAATACCGGGCTGGTGAATGAACTCTACCAGGCTGCCAACAAAATTTCCAGTGACGAAAACGCACGTGTTGTTCTCTTGACAGGGAATGGTAAGCAATTCTGTGCCGGCGCCGATCTGAAAGAGCGAAAAACTATGAGTGAAGATGAGGTCCGGGAGTATATTAAGAAAATTCGCACCTGTTTCTATGAATGGTATTCCATTCCTATTCCGACGATCTGCGCTATGAACGGTGGAACATACGGCGGTGGACTCGAATTGGCGCTGATGTGCGACATTCGGTATATCGTTCACGAGGCAAAACTCGGGTTGCGTGAAACCCGGCTGGGTATCATTCCCGGTGCGGGCGGCACACAACGATTATCCAGAATAGCGGGGGAATCGGTTGCGTTAAAATGGGTAATGTCAGGTCAGGTTTTTACCGCACAGAACGCCCTGAACGATGGAGTAGTTGATAAGGTTCTACCCACTGCGGATCTAACTGACGAGGCTACAAACCTGGCCAGGGAATTCCTTCGAGCCGCACCGATTGCCGTCCGACAGGCAAAAAAAGCCATACGGGAGGGCTTGGAACTTCCGTTCAAAGAGGCACTGGAATTCGAGACCGGGTGCTACGAAAAAACAATCCCGACAGAGGATCGTCGCGAGGCACTCAGGGCATTTGCTGAAAAGCGAGATCCGAATTGGACAGGTAAATAG
- a CDS encoding ferredoxin family protein, whose amino-acid sequence MTYVIGTPCVSVCDTACVEVCPVDCIYAPIPLDEIHEKREASGVPEGEPAEELKGLMLYIHPDECIDCAACEPECPPDAIRAEDDTHPDFDVDEYLEINTKFFEEGNDAYNTAGLA is encoded by the coding sequence ATGACCTATGTCATTGGAACGCCGTGTGTTAGTGTATGTGATACGGCATGCGTAGAAGTTTGTCCTGTTGATTGTATTTATGCTCCAATCCCACTGGATGAAATTCATGAAAAACGGGAAGCCTCGGGTGTGCCCGAAGGTGAACCCGCCGAAGAATTAAAGGGCCTGATGCTCTATATTCATCCTGATGAATGCATTGATTGCGCAGCATGCGAACCTGAATGTCCGCCGGATGCGATCCGAGCTGAGGACGATACCCATCCCGATTTTGATGTGGATGAGTATCTGGAGATCAATACGAAATTCTTTGAGGAAGGCAACGACGCCTATAACACGGCGGGTTTAGCCTAA